Part of the Bacteroidota bacterium genome, TTCTTGCCCTTCCTCCCTCGGTCGAGAACCCTGCCGTCGTGTACAGTTCAATCGCCTATTCGGATTCCTACACACTGCCGTTTGTAAATTTCCACGCTATCTCAACATCCGAAATGGATTCAACGTTGTTCTCCGAAGGAGCATCGCTGTTTGAGAAGAAAGACGACCGATGGTACAGGCAGTTGTACTTCTTCACTCCCTCGACGAGAACATACGTCACCGAACATGCTTTCATCAAAGACCCGCAATCGCAACAGCCGCTGCAACCGATGACGTACGATACGCTTCAGCTAACGTACGACCGGTTTCAGGACGGAACATCGATTCTCTATTTCGCCCGCGCCTATGTTCATACGCAGCGCGCCATTGCCGTGCCGATACTTGTCCGCGGAAAAGCCGGCAAGACAAACTTCTACTTTCCCGCGGAACGGACAACGGAAAAAATTGATGCCGTCGATTACCCGATCCGGGTGGTAGAATTTGAAGGAAAGGCCGAATTTGAGGGGATTTTCGGACTAACGGGCGACTTCACAGGCTGGTTTTCCGACGACGAAGCTGCGGTTCCCATTAAAGCAAAAATGAAGGTGATTCTCGGAAGCATCACCATCGAATTGAAAGAATGGAAACGGCCCGGCTGGACGCCGCCGCGTGCCGACTAAGCACGACAGGCGTTTGACCTGTGTCTTGCTTCTACACCCCTCCCGTTCTTACATTCTCCACGGTCAGAA contains:
- a CDS encoding DUF3108 domain-containing protein, giving the protein MKSLIVLILLFAPLSAVDGQVSKTAGKNISGVMMSGEELVYEVSWTFFKLGKIRVLALPPSVENPAVVYSSIAYSDSYTLPFVNFHAISTSEMDSTLFSEGASLFEKKDDRWYRQLYFFTPSTRTYVTEHAFIKDPQSQQPLQPMTYDTLQLTYDRFQDGTSILYFARAYVHTQRAIAVPILVRGKAGKTNFYFPAERTTEKIDAVDYPIRVVEFEGKAEFEGIFGLTGDFTGWFSDDEAAVPIKAKMKVILGSITIELKEWKRPGWTPPRAD